Within the Periophthalmus magnuspinnatus isolate fPerMag1 chromosome 7, fPerMag1.2.pri, whole genome shotgun sequence genome, the region TATGACCAGTGAAGAAGTCTTTAAAAGAATTACACCTTAAATTTAATCTCTGAtgctaaaataatacaacaacaTCATTATGGGGTTTTCCTAAGGGTGAATATgagatttaatttcatttctTTTGTGTGTAATGCAGCTGTATCATTCATCCTCACCTCCTGTTGATCAGCCTACCCTACGTCATGGCCTGAGTAACAGGAAGTGACAGGaagatttaaccaatcacagtaaaGTCACTCTTCTCAGAGGAAGAAGATTTGCTTTTGTAGTATCCGATCAGTGAATTGGTTGAAGAACTTATCGATACGATACCTAGAACATCTTGACtgcagataataatcagatttttataGTTATAAGACTCAGAATGACAAAGCATCTCATTTCTCTCTGATCATGATGCTctgatcactcacatcacattttgtggtttgcatgTCATGGAAATCATCTTAAAGATTCAGAAATCAGATCATAATTAGACTTTgttgtgcatgtgaacaaggccAGTGTTTTCAGTTGAACAGACCTaaagaaacaaatgtaataTGGCAATTTTTGACCCAATCCCTGCTGATTGTTTGTttggatatttatttcaaaaacagtaaatctcctTATATGGGCCCTCCTTCATCTGACATGAGCACAAGCTATTAATAGCTGTATGAAAGGGTTGTTCTTTTAATGTTATACACAACTGTAGAATAACTCAAGTACACTCACCTCTGTTTGAGAACCATTGTGCTGGGGAGAATTCATTCAGTGCCAAGGGAGGTTCTAGGGCATCCTCTTTGTTGATTGTCTTTCTTCATTACAAATGTCAGTCGTGTTACTTGACCCCTGTGTGACCTGACCCTGTGTTAGACCTAACCTCCAGATGACTTTTGCCCCAACCTCCGGCACTCCTGAAACTTGAAAACGAGCATCAATAATTCACCAACCCATCCCATGTGTCTTGTCCTGTTTTACGCCTTTAATAGCAAAAGAAACATCAAGCATTGGTTGAATTGCATGCATTCAGATTGGATTTAGTCTttcaagattatttaaatgtgtaacttGTCTCACTTATAACATGACTataccatactgtagaacatctAGCAAAGcgtctgcatggagacaaacaggtcccatctctagatcttgagctaggcttggtcaggaccatagactgtatatatacaatggacatagctaacccattAGCCAGTGCATTCCAAAatgaaagtgagcatgggcacagtTTGGCTCCATTGAGTCTGgattcaattcactttcttttgcccatctctctgtaaccattgcagtgagcctcatcattttggtcttcaaatgatcctggggtttttattttgaaatttagtccataaattaagatatgaacattaataacaatgtCTTCTTTcctaacaggtttgattgacagcgttgctatgctcCTGCCCCCTGTCAGGTGGGCGGTGTGGACGGGAagtggcattaccttcaacaagtTTGCccctgattggttctttggttgctatgatacattCGCtaagatttccaaatatggaactcttcTCCAAATCAGCCACTATAACTGTAAGCCTTGATTGGCTTTATTTgcctggagccgaatgctatgggtgatgtcacattcacttagtccacttctttatacagtctatggtcaggaCTATTTTAGCAGGACCatttttacctattgtgcatgttttggtttgatgggaaatcagaggaaacccatccagacaaaCTGCAaactcaacaaaataaaggctcAGACAGCTTTGAAATCAAACCCAGGATCAGTGTGCCAACCAAGATTATCATGTTTCCAGAATAGTTCATTTAACCACAAGTCATTGAAGTGCAAAGATCTGAGTGTCACTTGTTGTGGCATTGTAAATCTTACCATGGTTTTCTGGAACACCCAAAAAGAGTGTGCCAAATTTATTGAAACTTTACACCTATAATTTTCCTTTTCAATCTGCTTTTATATAAACTGAATGGCTCATGTTGTGCCCTGTAGCCCTTATCAGAACCTTTTTAGGCAAAGATTAATtgcaactgaaacaaaatctGTCATCTATCTTTAGTCCATggttaaaaactgaaatttcaCATAAACTCAACCCATTAACGCTACCTTGTTTTGCATTTGTAAATTGTaccttttttattgttgttgcagGATAGACAACATGATGGTGGTGGCTGGAGACCACACTCTGAGGATCTATGAAGGCACAGAGCAGGAGATCTTCCCCCAGGTTTTGGTACCTCATCCAGAATTCAACAGTCAGACCAATAACAATGATATAATGCTCATAAAGGTATTTCATGACACATGGAGATTACATAAAACATTATTTCAGCTTTCAGCTTCCGGCTACTTGTTCTTGAGTGTCCCTCACACACAGACTGCTGCCTCACTCAGACTGCACCCGGTCCAGCTGCGACTACAGTTTAGGAGCAGTTTTGGCACTAACATTCAGAGCGTTGCACTGCTGTGCTGTTGCCATCACTGCCTTTGAAAGCTGCAGGCGCGAGACTACATGTTTACACCATCACTAACCAATTAATTAGGGTAAAATGGTGCAATGGGATTCGGCATCAGGCCAGAATAGACACCTCTGGACTCCACGGTGTGCGATCTGAGCTCCTCTTGTTACTTTTAATTATTCTGAATACTTGTGGCCACCACACTGGAGCTGCCCAAGCAGACCACAGCATACACAATGGCATTGTCCTGCAGAAGGACTTCAGCCTCTTCAGAAAGAATAGGCAGCTCTAGCACTTCCTGTAAACAGCATCCACGTCCTTGCCACAATTCAGTTTATTGTCCAGGTGCACCCCCAGGTACTTGTACTCCTCCAGACTGTATACAAGCTTTTCTTCAAGAAACAAGATTTTCGTCAAATACTGCATGTCCCAAACTTTTCACATCCTTAGTCCCACCAGTGTGTTCAtgttaaagaaaacattttatctaCTGCAAACTGATAAGAAAGAACCATGTGAGTCATATAACACGTTGAAATGAGAGCTGATTGGTTGGGTTAGAATGTTTCACCCTGGTCAATTCTTCATCTTAAAAAGTTGTCCTAAAGCTGTGTTAGTGGTCAGAtgaatgcatgtgaatactagcgctgtgccaaagggtttgtgagagccagGAAGTAGTCTGATATATTTGAACCTCctttcatggtttgaaaatcaggtacctgAGCTTTGATCAGGTTTGTAATGGTTTGCACTAACTGTAATGGTCTGTGTCCTCTTCAGCTCCAGGTGCCGGTGTGGTTGAATAACTTTGTCTCGATCATCATCCTGCCGCGTCAGGACGCTACCCTTGCTCCGGGGTCCATGTGCCGTGTATCAGGGTGGGGCAGCATCAATCCAGAAGGGGACGGTATATCGTCCATCCTACAAACCGTCAAACTGCCCATTGTGTCCTCAGAACAATGCAACAGTAGCACCTCGTACAACGGGTACATCACAAAACACATGCTCTGCGCTGGATATAGTACCGGAGGGAAGGACGCCTGTAAGGTAATGAACAACTTTAATATGATGTTTATGTAAGGATTAAACaatgaggagcagtgtgttacactgttttaacaGACTGATGTGGAGCCTAGAACACTTCCTTGATAGGAGCTAAGCAGCTGTGTGGTCATTAAGGACCACAGTGCCTATAATTTGATTTCAAATCTGTTCTAAGCTGTTTATAaactaagttattaaaacatttaataggattttaagtttaaatctgtttttttgggCTTAATACAACTGAGGTATGGATGTTAGTTACCATATTACCAAATCTATTGTCGAAAATAGGTTTCATAGACAGCAGCTACATTCAGTCAAACAAAGCCTTAAGTGCAAGTCTTGGTCTAATACTTTAATGACCAAATTCTCAAGGCTTATTTATGCACTTTCTATGGTATGGCTATTGCAAATGTATATGCAGTGTATGTTTCTGTTTGCTCCCCAGAGCCGAACCCATAAGCAGTTTAGACAAATATGAAGGGCACAATAACAGGACgggaggtgtgtgtggagcaTCCAGTGGAGTGTGAGGCTTTGACTATTGTAAAAGTTGCATTTGATCATCTAAAATAGTCCAGATCCAGACCCCTGCCTTCAAAACAACCTGACACAATATTGTTTGAGGATTGCTTGGCAAAATGGCACCGATATGAGGCTgtcatagacagtatatataaatgcacatagctaacctgctagcggctACGGTTCAAGTAGGAAGTGAGCCTGGGCGTgcttcaggctccatcgacCAATTCTTTGAGAGAGTCAGGCGCCTTATTTCTCCtggtagcattagcaacaggtttgattgacggtgttgctaagcacctgctctctgctaaaccagcggtttAGCagtctcgctccggattggctctttggttgctatgatgttcatggttggaattcctaatatggaatgCTAGCCTCGATTCGCTTCATTTGGAtagagctgaatgctatgggtgacatcacactaccttactccacttctttatacagtctgcggAGGCAGGAAGAGGGAGCAATCTGAACTGCCCAGGGCAACAACAGAGCTTGGGCCTGGCACTCCTGCTCCCATGCGACAGGTCGGATACATGAAAGGTCATGACTAGATGACTAAATGACGCATGTTACTGAAAACTCAAAGCCTGACTTCATCCCATTGTAAACATCTCTCCCTGTTCCTTTCTGTAATGTGAGTCGCTCTGTTGTTTTCAGGGGGATTCTGGTGGTCCGCTGGTTTGTGACGGCCTGTTGTACGGCGTCGTATCCTGGGGCAACGAGTGTGCTATGCCTGGGTATCCTGGAGTCTACACAGCAGTGTCCATATACCGCTCGTGGatagaaaacactgtgtttAGCTTTTACCGGAGGTGTAACTGACTTTATCTGACCAAGATTTTTACAAACAATATAATCTCCCTGTAGACTGCAAAAAAGTATCTATATATCTACCGTAGGTTTAAATAACTTGGGTTTGACTGGGTTACATATAAAGGGTACACATCATGTAAATTTACTTTTATGAACTTTTAACCAACTTAACCAACagttttccctcatcattagtaATCATGTATTATCTGACTTgtgtgctcagaaaatttctgttttcacttgTCACCTGTCCCTGCCTTGTACTCATGCAATTATTCATGAATTATTGCAAAAACATTTGTGCATCTGTAATCCATTTTGTCTGCAATATGATTCAAAGTCTGCAATA harbors:
- the zmp:0000001088 gene encoding trypsin, whose translation is MTMDLLYLLLCIFLGTLPMNCQQNQNITEEYRIIDGYDPVPHSIKYIVSIQTRLRQHFCGGSLITKYWVLTAAHCNKGIDNMMVVAGDHTLRIYEGTEQEIFPQVLVPHPEFNSQTNNNDIMLIKLQVPVWLNNFVSIIILPRQDATLAPGSMCRVSGWGSINPEGDGISSILQTVKLPIVSSEQCNSSTSYNGYITKHMLCAGYSTGGKDACKGDSGGPLVCDGLLYGVVSWGNECAMPGYPGVYTAVSIYRSWIENTVFSFYRRCN